In the Synergistaceae bacterium genome, one interval contains:
- a CDS encoding flagellar motor protein MotB, which produces MARQKKPEEPGLSAPFYMGTYGDMVTLILCFFILLFAMSSVDSQKFQKALLSLRGSLGVLKGGVTTEESTDPNKSGEQGVSPGASERVELDTRHVAYTLNSYLRSENLTREIQVSINQRGVSVSISDQFLFTPGRAELRPEGQRALYKISELTRDRVPAVAVEGHTDSGILNGGIYRDNWGLSAMRAAVVASYLEKFGGFDPLKLQAVGYSSTQPIVPNDSPQHRALNRRVELVFLSQYPKR; this is translated from the coding sequence ATGGCTCGTCAAAAGAAACCCGAAGAGCCCGGATTATCTGCACCCTTTTATATGGGAACTTACGGCGACATGGTAACGCTGATATTATGCTTCTTTATATTGTTATTTGCTATGTCGTCAGTGGATTCGCAAAAATTTCAGAAGGCCTTATTATCATTAAGAGGTTCGCTCGGAGTCCTCAAGGGCGGAGTTACAACTGAAGAGTCCACAGATCCTAATAAAAGCGGCGAACAGGGAGTCAGCCCCGGCGCAAGTGAAAGAGTAGAACTTGACACAAGGCATGTAGCATATACGCTGAATTCTTATTTACGCAGCGAAAATTTAACACGTGAGATTCAAGTCTCGATTAATCAGCGCGGTGTATCAGTCTCAATCAGCGATCAATTTTTATTTACTCCCGGCCGTGCAGAGTTAAGACCAGAGGGCCAGCGTGCATTATATAAAATTTCTGAATTAACACGAGACAGAGTCCCTGCTGTAGCTGTTGAAGGTCATACGGATTCGGGAATTCTCAACGGGGGGATTTACCGCGATAACTGGGGACTCTCTGCAATGCGTGCTGCTGTAGTTGCAAGTTATCTCGAAAAATTCGGCGGCTTTGATCCGTTGAAATTACAGGCTGTCGGCTACAGTTCGACTCAGCCCATAGTCCCGAATGACAGCCCCCAGCATAGAGCATTAAATCGCCGTGTTGAATTAGTATTCTTATCTCAATATCCAAAACGTTAA
- the gmd gene encoding GDP-mannose 4,6-dehydratase has product MNTKKALITGVTGQDGAYLTAYLLKKGYEVHGLKRRSSIFNTARIDNFYKDLHEEGHKFFLHYGDLTDSSNLIRIVQDIQPDEIYNLAAQSHVSVSFETPEYTADSDGLGPLRILEAIRILGLENHTKFYQASTSELYGKVQETPQKETTPFYPRSPYAAAKLYAYWITVNYREAYNMFACNGILFNHESELRGETFVTRKITRAAARISLGLQEKTYLGNLDAKRDWGHSEDYVKAMWMILQQEKPEDFVIATGETHSVREFATLAFAEAGINIEWQGSGINEKGINTKTGRAVIEVDPRYFRPTEVDLLLGDPSKAEKVLGWKRKVSFIDLVKRMVRYDLDLFKKDILIRDAGYKVQSALEEI; this is encoded by the coding sequence ATGAACACAAAGAAGGCACTAATAACAGGAGTAACAGGACAAGACGGCGCATATTTGACGGCTTATTTGCTGAAAAAGGGCTATGAAGTTCACGGACTCAAACGCAGAAGCTCAATTTTTAACACAGCAAGAATCGACAATTTTTATAAGGATTTGCACGAAGAAGGACATAAATTTTTCTTGCATTACGGAGATTTGACGGACTCATCGAATTTAATTCGAATTGTGCAGGATATACAGCCCGATGAGATTTATAATTTAGCGGCTCAGAGTCATGTCAGCGTATCATTTGAGACTCCGGAATATACGGCGGACTCTGACGGACTCGGACCTCTTAGAATTCTTGAAGCGATAAGAATATTAGGACTTGAGAATCACACAAAATTTTATCAGGCCTCAACTAGTGAATTATACGGCAAAGTTCAGGAGACCCCGCAGAAAGAGACGACACCGTTTTATCCTAGAAGTCCATATGCAGCAGCTAAATTATATGCTTACTGGATCACGGTAAATTATCGCGAGGCTTATAACATGTTTGCATGTAACGGGATATTATTTAATCATGAGTCAGAATTACGCGGAGAAACTTTTGTAACTCGCAAAATAACCCGCGCGGCTGCAAGAATTTCACTCGGACTGCAGGAAAAAACTTATCTGGGCAATCTTGACGCAAAAAGAGACTGGGGACACTCTGAAGATTACGTTAAAGCAATGTGGATGATTCTACAGCAGGAAAAACCCGAAGATTTTGTAATTGCTACAGGTGAGACTCATTCAGTGAGGGAATTTGCGACACTTGCATTTGCTGAGGCGGGAATTAATATCGAATGGCAGGGCAGCGGCATTAACGAGAAGGGAATTAACACAAAGACAGGGCGCGCAGTTATTGAAGTTGACCCGCGATATTTCAGGCCGACTGAAGTGGATTTATTGCTGGGTGATCCGTCAAAAGCTGAAAAAGTTTTAGGATGGAAGCGCAAAGTTTCATTTATTGACCTCGTTAAAAGAATGGTGCGTTATGATCTTGATTTATTCAAGAAAGATATATTAATTCGTGACGCCGGCTATAAGGTTCAAAGCGCATTGGAAGAAATATAA
- a CDS encoding motility protein A: protein MASGGNIGAYFDVPSLMITIGGAIGATIISNPGPRLKAITGCLKNVFFTQQRDLVGMVQMIVSFAEKARREGLLALEADIAEVESDFMKKAMQLVVDGTDPELVRAILDTEIGNFEDRHSANKAVFDNLTEFAPSFGMIGTLIGLIAMLGNLQDVSALGPGMAVALITTMYGSMMANMFGSPVSKKLAARSAEEVKSMELMVEGILAIQAGENPRIVEEKLKVYLPPAMREAFNQEEG, encoded by the coding sequence ATGGCTTCGGGCGGAAATATCGGCGCATATTTTGATGTTCCTTCATTGATGATCACAATCGGCGGAGCAATAGGAGCTACAATAATTTCAAATCCGGGGCCGAGACTCAAGGCTATAACAGGGTGCTTAAAAAATGTATTCTTTACTCAGCAGCGGGATTTAGTCGGCATGGTGCAAATGATAGTAAGTTTTGCGGAGAAAGCGCGCCGTGAAGGTTTATTAGCACTTGAAGCCGATATTGCGGAAGTCGAGAGCGATTTTATGAAGAAAGCCATGCAGTTAGTAGTCGACGGAACAGACCCGGAATTAGTGAGAGCTATTCTTGATACAGAAATCGGAAATTTTGAAGACAGGCACTCGGCAAACAAAGCAGTCTTTGACAACTTGACAGAATTTGCGCCGTCTTTCGGAATGATAGGGACGTTAATAGGACTCATAGCAATGTTAGGAAATTTGCAGGATGTCAGCGCGCTCGGTCCCGGCATGGCAGTCGCATTAATTACTACAATGTACGGATCAATGATGGCTAACATGTTCGGATCTCCTGTGAGTAAGAAACTAGCTGCGAGAAGTGCCGAAGAAGTAAAATCTATGGAACTTATGGTAGAAGGAATTTTAGCGATTCAGGCCGGTGAAAATCCCCGTATAGTCGAGGAAAAATTAAAAGTTTATCTGCCGCCTGCAATGAGAGAAGCCTTCAATCAGGAGGAGGGCTAA
- the fliM gene encoding flagellar motor switch protein FliM, with translation MPDVLSQEAIDALLNNISSGADISEIASKAEEYAKLKVYDFKRPDKFSKDQLRAIQMIHESFARQMTTVLSTLIRSLVNAEIASVEQLAYEEFVNYMVQPTVIGMIEMHPFEGSMLIEINPALVFTIIDRMLGGRGTFSGNIRELTDIEKTVIERVIMRILELLEDSWSTVVDVRFRFESMESNPFFVQICSPSDMVLVVIMKLKVADVEGMVSLCFPYFLIEPIMDRLSSQQWYASTSHKADDEMKIWLNNSVRQIRMPMAMELGHTVLSLSDVYALQPGDVIRLDELKDSDIDVRVGNQIRFKAKPGTMRGHMAVELTKVLTQEMPELPAETSSN, from the coding sequence ATGCCGGATGTATTATCACAAGAAGCTATTGATGCACTGTTAAATAATATTTCTAGCGGTGCAGATATCAGCGAGATAGCAAGCAAGGCCGAAGAATACGCAAAATTAAAAGTTTATGACTTCAAGCGGCCGGACAAATTCAGCAAGGATCAATTACGAGCTATACAAATGATTCATGAATCTTTTGCACGGCAAATGACAACGGTATTATCTACTTTGATTCGTTCGCTGGTAAATGCCGAGATTGCTTCAGTTGAACAGCTTGCATATGAAGAATTTGTAAATTACATGGTACAGCCTACAGTTATAGGCATGATCGAAATGCACCCGTTTGAAGGCAGTATGTTAATTGAGATTAACCCGGCTTTAGTATTCACTATTATAGATAGAATGCTGGGCGGGCGGGGGACTTTTTCCGGAAATATCCGAGAACTCACTGACATAGAGAAAACTGTTATAGAACGTGTAATCATGCGAATTCTTGAATTACTCGAAGACAGCTGGAGCACAGTTGTTGACGTTCGATTCAGATTTGAAAGCATGGAAAGCAACCCGTTTTTTGTGCAAATTTGTTCGCCCAGTGATATGGTCTTAGTCGTAATCATGAAATTAAAAGTTGCTGACGTTGAAGGAATGGTGAGTCTTTGCTTCCCCTATTTCTTGATTGAGCCGATAATGGACAGATTATCATCACAGCAGTGGTACGCATCAACGAGTCATAAGGCCGACGACGAGATGAAAATTTGGCTTAATAATTCCGTGCGTCAAATTCGTATGCCGATGGCTATGGAACTCGGGCACACTGTTTTGTCATTAAGTGATGTCTACGCTCTTCAGCCCGGAGATGTCATAAGACTTGACGAGCTGAAAGATTCTGATATAGACGTTAGAGTCGGCAATCAGATAAGATTCAAGGCCAAGCCCGGAACTATGAGGGGACATATGGCCGTAGAATTGACAAAAGTTTTGACTCAGGAAATGCCGGAACTTCCTGCAGAAACTAGTTCTAATTGA
- a CDS encoding flagellar basal body-associated FliL family protein: MKRIIIFLVVGLVMFGAGFGGGLLLGRTMAPKDDNNGIGQGKVIQNPGPIVSIGEFTSNLAGAGRHVISFGLSLELVEKDGASAMIQSPGWLSRIRNEIFMLIKDRVYDDLTSAEGTLQFAGDIKRSLNRMLPDVGGEAPIVNVLFESIVLQ, from the coding sequence ATGAAGCGCATAATAATATTTTTAGTAGTCGGTCTCGTAATGTTCGGAGCAGGTTTCGGCGGGGGCTTGCTTTTAGGGCGTACAATGGCACCTAAGGACGACAACAACGGGATCGGACAAGGAAAAGTAATTCAGAATCCCGGGCCAATAGTCTCAATCGGAGAATTTACTAGCAATCTTGCAGGGGCTGGCCGTCATGTAATAAGTTTCGGGCTTTCTCTTGAACTTGTCGAGAAGGACGGAGCGAGCGCAATGATTCAGAGTCCCGGCTGGCTCAGCAGAATCCGCAACGAAATTTTTATGTTAATCAAAGATAGAGTCTATGACGATTTGACAAGCGCAGAAGGCACGTTACAATTTGCAGGCGATATTAAGCGTTCACTAAATAGAATGCTGCCTGATGTCGGCGGGGAAGCTCCTATTGTGAATGTATTATTTGAGAGCATAGTTTTGCAGTAA
- a CDS encoding ABC transporter permease, whose translation MGARSKLKKIIMGSNSGEFDLIIEPNKTSVDFFRELIKFRELFFFLAWRDIIVRYKQTIIGVAWSLIKPFLSMIVFTVIFGKIAKLPSEGVPYPIMVFSALLPWQYFSNAMSSSATSVASAGHMVGKIYFPRLILPTSSVLVCVVDFFISFAMLCLLMLVYGFMPSPYIFLLPVFFIPATTTALGVGYFLASLNVKYRDFTHLVPFIVQFGLYVSPVGFSSSVIPERWRLLYSLNPMVGVIDGFRWCIQGTSVSIYMPAFIISIVASTAVFIFGLNFFRKTERTFADFI comes from the coding sequence ATGGGAGCAAGAAGTAAACTCAAAAAAATAATAATGGGCAGTAATTCGGGCGAATTTGATTTAATAATTGAGCCTAACAAAACAAGTGTAGACTTTTTCAGGGAGCTTATAAAATTTCGTGAACTATTTTTCTTTCTCGCGTGGCGTGATATTATCGTGCGCTATAAACAAACTATTATCGGAGTTGCATGGAGTCTCATAAAGCCATTTTTAAGCATGATAGTATTCACTGTTATATTCGGCAAAATCGCGAAACTTCCAAGCGAGGGCGTGCCTTATCCTATTATGGTATTCTCGGCGTTGTTACCATGGCAGTATTTCTCGAATGCAATGTCATCAAGTGCGACATCAGTAGCTAGCGCAGGCCACATGGTTGGAAAAATTTATTTTCCGCGTTTAATTCTGCCTACATCTTCAGTGCTTGTATGTGTAGTAGATTTCTTTATATCATTTGCAATGTTGTGTTTATTAATGCTTGTATATGGCTTCATGCCCTCACCGTATATATTTTTGCTGCCTGTTTTCTTTATACCTGCTACAACTACGGCACTTGGAGTCGGTTATTTTCTTGCTTCTCTTAACGTAAAGTATAGAGATTTTACGCATTTAGTGCCATTTATTGTCCAGTTTGGTTTATATGTTTCTCCGGTCGGTTTCTCAAGTTCAGTTATTCCTGAAAGATGGAGATTGTTATATAGTCTTAATCCTATGGTAGGGGTCATTGACGGTTTCAGATGGTGCATTCAGGGGACTTCTGTATCAATTTATATGCCTGCGTTTATTATCTCGATAGTAGCATCAACAGCTGTATTTATTTTCGGGCTTAATTTTTTCAGGAAGACAGAAAGAACTTTTGCGGACTTTATTTAA
- a CDS encoding 1-deoxy-D-xylulose-5-phosphate synthase → MNSDDLINNNNKFLKPGFTHKDLLNLCDKDLPVLAEEVRAVIIDTVKKNGGHLGSSLGVVELTIAMLRKFDPFNDRIIFDVGHQSYPYKILTDRFDQFHTLRLKDGISGFPRRNESPCDHFNTGHSSTSISAALGYAKARDLLQEKRHVIAFIGDASLINGLALEALNYVHETKTKLIIILNDNRHSISNRVGGFSTILARLSANTTYKRIKNAIRKYTPVRFSKTLEKIRDLIKKIIKPHNIFDDLDINYWGPFDGHDIKNAERILELAKNFDRPVLLHFNTVKGKGFKPAEDDPTKYHQVSPANEKKARTWSEAASQIAEEFAINDPRIICFTAAMSTGVKLEKFSRQFPNRFCDVGIAESHMLTMAAGLAAGGMRPWVFIYSTFLQRAMDQLMHDIALQNLPVVIMVDRAGLSGSDGDTHQGLLDISWCRAIPNLQIFTPCDESSLKQAMIIASKREGPTLIRYPRGHIPAQNLSPDSDSPIVKIFDGSTWALLGHGASVQTMIETRELAKIKNFDLPAVYDIRRVKPLDIKLLDEILARYKIAAVIEESYKSGGLGEDVASYIAGNKLDVKLLQFAVPDICVKHATQSQQRELYGLTAENILSNYRSIINKNEE, encoded by the coding sequence ATGAATTCAGACGATTTGATTAATAATAATAATAAATTCTTAAAACCGGGATTCACTCACAAGGATTTATTAAATTTATGCGATAAAGATTTGCCCGTGCTGGCTGAAGAAGTGCGGGCAGTTATTATTGACACCGTGAAGAAAAACGGCGGTCATTTAGGTTCGTCGCTCGGAGTAGTTGAGCTTACAATTGCTATGCTGCGGAAATTTGACCCCTTCAATGACAGAATTATATTTGATGTCGGCCATCAGTCTTATCCGTATAAAATTTTGACAGATAGATTTGACCAGTTTCACACATTGAGACTTAAAGACGGGATTTCAGGATTCCCCCGACGTAACGAGTCGCCCTGCGATCACTTCAACACAGGACACAGCAGCACATCAATATCTGCCGCACTGGGTTATGCTAAGGCACGGGACTTATTACAGGAAAAAAGACACGTTATAGCATTCATAGGGGACGCGTCATTAATTAACGGGCTGGCACTGGAAGCACTTAATTACGTTCACGAGACAAAGACGAAATTAATTATAATACTCAACGATAACAGGCACTCAATCAGCAACAGAGTCGGCGGTTTCTCCACGATTTTAGCTCGTCTATCAGCAAATACTACTTATAAACGCATAAAGAACGCAATACGAAAATATACGCCGGTGAGATTCAGCAAAACACTTGAAAAAATTCGCGACCTAATCAAGAAAATAATCAAGCCTCATAATATTTTTGACGATTTAGACATAAATTACTGGGGGCCGTTTGATGGTCATGACATTAAGAACGCAGAAAGAATCCTAGAACTTGCGAAAAATTTTGACAGGCCGGTTTTATTGCATTTCAACACGGTTAAAGGCAAGGGATTCAAGCCCGCAGAAGATGACCCTACGAAATATCACCAAGTTTCGCCGGCAAACGAAAAGAAAGCCCGCACATGGAGTGAAGCAGCCTCACAGATTGCCGAAGAATTTGCTATAAATGATCCTCGTATAATCTGCTTTACTGCTGCAATGTCAACCGGAGTAAAACTCGAAAAATTTTCGCGTCAATTTCCTAATAGATTCTGTGATGTAGGAATTGCAGAGAGTCATATGCTCACAATGGCTGCCGGACTTGCTGCGGGAGGTATGAGGCCGTGGGTGTTTATTTACTCGACATTTTTACAGCGCGCTATGGATCAATTAATGCACGATATAGCACTGCAAAATTTGCCAGTTGTCATAATGGTAGATAGGGCCGGACTCTCAGGTTCAGACGGTGATACACATCAGGGATTACTCGATATTTCATGGTGCCGGGCGATTCCTAATCTGCAAATTTTTACGCCTTGTGATGAGTCTTCACTAAAACAAGCTATGATTATCGCCTCAAAACGTGAAGGGCCGACTCTTATTCGTTATCCTAGAGGACATATACCAGCGCAAAATTTGAGTCCTGATTCTGATTCTCCTATTGTGAAAATTTTTGACGGCTCTACCTGGGCATTACTGGGACACGGTGCAAGCGTTCAGACAATGATAGAGACTCGGGAACTCGCGAAAATAAAAAATTTTGACCTCCCAGCCGTATATGATATTAGACGAGTCAAGCCGCTTGATATAAAATTACTTGATGAGATTCTTGCGCGTTATAAAATTGCCGCAGTCATTGAAGAAAGTTATAAATCAGGCGGACTCGGTGAAGATGTTGCAAGTTATATCGCAGGGAATAAATTAGACGTTAAATTATTGCAGTTCGCAGTGCCTGATATTTGCGTGAAACATGCGACTCAATCACAACAAAGGGAGCTATACGGTTTGACAGCCGAAAATATTTTGAGTAATTATCGCAGTATTATTAACAAGAATGAAGAGTAA
- a CDS encoding TlyA family RNA methyltransferase, with the protein MKSKERLDKLLPELGLVETRNKAQALIMSGKVRVNGQIITKSGALFERNEKFTLDEIQEWASRGAKKLLRAFEVFNLDISNKICVDFGASTGGFTDVMLSRGAKKVYAVDVGRGQLIWRLASDSRVVVMDRTNARYLTRENFEDSIKFASCDVSFISLKLILPVINDIIDDDGRAVILIKPQFEAGREKISKGVVRNREVHAEVLRNITSFIESNTKFFISGLTHSPITGPEGNIEFLCYLTRAESDFFVNVDAVIDEAYKFFERV; encoded by the coding sequence ATGAAGAGTAAAGAAAGGCTTGATAAATTACTGCCTGAACTTGGCCTTGTAGAGACGAGGAATAAAGCTCAGGCATTAATAATGTCAGGAAAAGTCCGGGTAAACGGCCAAATAATAACAAAGTCGGGCGCACTCTTTGAACGTAACGAAAAATTTACGCTTGACGAGATCCAAGAATGGGCGAGCAGGGGCGCAAAAAAATTATTACGTGCATTTGAAGTATTTAATCTTGATATAAGTAATAAAATTTGCGTTGATTTTGGAGCGTCAACAGGGGGATTTACTGATGTAATGCTTTCACGAGGTGCAAAAAAAGTTTATGCCGTTGATGTCGGTCGTGGCCAGTTAATTTGGCGGCTCGCTAGTGATTCGCGCGTTGTAGTAATGGATCGGACTAATGCAAGATATTTGACTCGTGAAAATTTTGAGGACTCTATAAAGTTCGCCTCGTGTGATGTCTCGTTTATATCGCTTAAATTAATTTTGCCGGTTATTAATGATATTATTGACGATGACGGCCGAGCAGTTATATTAATTAAGCCGCAATTTGAGGCAGGACGCGAGAAAATTTCTAAAGGTGTAGTGCGAAATCGTGAAGTTCATGCGGAAGTCTTGAGAAATATTACAAGTTTCATAGAGTCAAATACAAAATTTTTTATTTCAGGGCTGACTCATTCGCCTATAACCGGGCCCGAAGGTAATATAGAATTTCTTTGTTATCTGACTCGCGCTGAGTCAGATTTTTTTGTGAACGTTGACGCGGTAATTGACGAGGCTTATAAATTTTTTGAGAGGGTGTAA
- a CDS encoding ankyrin repeat domain-containing protein, with amino-acid sequence MTKSTEDFLILCAHGKRKDLEKAISLGANPNEIFYPAMGLRKNALDIAVSMNNTEAVEVLIQHGANPNFQDINGRTALMYAVLVSSEMVETLLDNGADPDIQDTLGRTPLILAVSGNDITMRDFIKSLIRTGGIRAQDSNLWLQMAFIYSAVCRDLQVESVKILLEHGANASLCDKRGMNARNYAMASDDDEIFMMLMGY; translated from the coding sequence ATGACAAAATCAACAGAAGATTTCTTGATACTCTGTGCACATGGGAAGCGCAAAGATTTAGAGAAAGCCATATCACTGGGTGCGAATCCTAACGAAATATTTTATCCGGCTATGGGACTCCGGAAAAACGCGCTTGATATTGCAGTCTCAATGAATAATACTGAGGCTGTAGAAGTATTAATACAACACGGAGCTAATCCAAATTTTCAGGATATTAACGGCAGGACGGCTTTAATGTATGCTGTATTAGTGAGTTCTGAAATGGTAGAAACTTTATTAGATAACGGAGCAGATCCCGATATTCAGGACACTTTAGGGAGGACTCCGCTTATATTGGCAGTCTCAGGGAATGATATAACAATGAGAGATTTTATTAAATCATTAATCAGGACCGGAGGAATCAGAGCGCAAGACAGTAATTTATGGCTTCAAATGGCGTTTATTTATTCGGCAGTGTGCAGAGATTTGCAGGTCGAGTCAGTAAAAATTTTGCTTGAACACGGTGCAAACGCGTCATTATGTGATAAAAGAGGCATGAACGCGAGAAATTATGCAATGGCTTCAGATGATGACGAAATTTTTATGATGTTAATGGGATATTAA
- a CDS encoding flagellar FlbD family protein encodes MIEVHRLNGEAFLLNSDMIETIDVTPDTVLRLLNGHRYIVREKVKDVYKKILAFRKAAGYTCIIANTADESKE; translated from the coding sequence ATGATTGAAGTACATCGTCTGAACGGGGAAGCGTTTTTGTTGAATTCCGACATGATAGAGACCATAGACGTAACGCCTGATACTGTATTGCGTCTATTAAACGGGCATAGATATATCGTGCGCGAAAAAGTAAAGGACGTATACAAGAAAATTTTAGCGTTCAGGAAAGCAGCCGGTTATACATGTATAATCGCAAATACTGCTGACGAATCAAAGGAATAA
- a CDS encoding ATP-binding cassette domain-containing protein → MLAIKIENLGKCYQLRHNLNWRLYDVMSDGLSRLKRRIMHPFIERSKPAGSEDFWALRDLSFNVEQGERVALVGHNGAGKSTTLKILSRITSPTEGRISLKGRVSSLLEVGTGFHPELTGRENIYLNAAILGMRRNEIKQNFDAIVDFAGIENFLDTPIKRYSSGMSVRLAFAIAAHLQSEILIVDEVLAVGDIDFQKKCLGKMDDISHQEGRTILFVSHNMGAVLQLCNRIICLEKGRMVFDTTDVVEGAQKYMSFSKLTESDAEWHNPGDLYENEYFKPLRFGLYDSEGKINSASVRRSDDLFVEIEGIVKKPDAALGVGYAMYNQSGNLLYWTFHSDQANSDKEIPVLNGHVCLRARVPLELLNLGQKSLQLAIRIYNGEWIATPGRSQPPTLTFLIEGPINASPYCVVQRTGDFAVNGSWQIK, encoded by the coding sequence ATGCTGGCAATAAAAATTGAAAATTTAGGAAAATGCTATCAGCTGCGTCATAATTTGAATTGGCGTTTATATGACGTTATGAGCGACGGTTTATCGAGACTCAAGCGCAGAATAATGCATCCATTTATAGAACGTTCCAAACCGGCCGGCTCTGAAGATTTCTGGGCATTACGTGATTTATCATTCAATGTTGAACAGGGCGAACGAGTCGCACTAGTGGGACATAACGGCGCAGGAAAGTCTACAACTCTAAAAATTTTAAGCCGCATAACTAGTCCGACAGAAGGCAGAATCTCTCTAAAAGGCCGCGTATCAAGTTTATTAGAAGTCGGAACAGGTTTTCACCCCGAATTAACAGGCCGCGAAAATATTTATCTCAATGCGGCAATACTGGGAATGCGGCGAAATGAGATAAAACAAAATTTTGACGCAATAGTCGATTTTGCAGGAATTGAAAATTTTTTAGACACGCCTATAAAACGTTACTCAAGCGGGATGTCTGTAAGACTTGCATTTGCTATAGCTGCTCATTTACAGTCAGAAATATTAATAGTCGATGAAGTTCTCGCAGTCGGTGATATAGACTTTCAAAAAAAATGTCTCGGAAAAATGGACGATATAAGCCATCAGGAAGGCCGGACGATTTTATTTGTTAGTCATAATATGGGAGCTGTCTTGCAATTATGTAACAGAATTATTTGTCTCGAAAAAGGCCGCATGGTATTTGACACAACGGACGTTGTAGAAGGCGCACAGAAATATATGAGTTTCTCAAAATTGACAGAGAGCGACGCAGAATGGCATAACCCCGGCGATTTATACGAGAATGAATATTTTAAGCCGTTAAGATTCGGATTATATGATTCAGAAGGCAAAATTAACTCGGCTTCAGTCAGGCGCAGTGATGATTTATTTGTCGAGATTGAAGGCATTGTCAAGAAACCTGACGCGGCACTCGGTGTAGGCTATGCAATGTATAATCAATCAGGAAATTTGCTTTACTGGACATTTCACAGCGATCAAGCTAACAGCGATAAAGAAATTCCCGTGTTGAACGGCCATGTTTGTTTACGCGCAAGGGTACCGCTCGAATTATTAAATCTAGGCCAGAAATCTTTACAGCTAGCAATCAGAATCTATAACGGTGAATGGATAGCTACCCCGGGCAGAAGTCAGCCGCCTACTCTGACATTTTTAATAGAAGGCCCGATTAACGCGTCGCCCTATTGTGTAGTACAGAGAACGGGAGATTTTGCAGTCAACGGCTCATGGCAAATTAAATAA
- a CDS encoding type II toxin-antitoxin system HicB family antitoxin: protein MNFTACYTKLDDCYMGQLLEWTNIITDGKTIDECREMLIDAAREVALSYADEGKKIPTPSNVVVESISIPLENIAIANAS, encoded by the coding sequence ATGAACTTTACAGCGTGTTACACAAAATTAGATGACTGCTATATGGGTCAGCTTTTAGAGTGGACTAATATAATAACAGACGGCAAAACTATTGACGAATGCCGAGAAATGCTCATTGATGCAGCTCGTGAAGTGGCTTTATCTTATGCTGACGAAGGGAAAAAGATTCCGACTCCGTCTAATGTAGTTGTTGAGTCTATATCGATTCCGCTTGAAAATATAGCAATCGCAAATGCCAGTTAA